A region of the Zymomonas mobilis subsp. mobilis ATCC 10988 genome:
ATGATGTTTTGCCCATGCCTTTTGGTAATATTCGGCCGCTTTATCGTCATCTTTCTGGGTGCCTTCACCCTGATGATACATCTCAGCCAATTGCTCTTCAGCCTCTTCAGAACCCTGATTGGCCGCTTTTTCACACCAATAAAAAGCCTTTTTGCTGTCTTTTTCAGTGGCATCACCATGATAATAGGCCATAGCCAGATCAATCTGCCCTTGAATATTGCCTCCTTCGGCAGCTCGATTATACCAGAAAGCGGCTTTTTGGGGGTCTTTTCCTGTGCCCTGACCGTCACGATAAAAGCGCCCTAATGCGCTCTCCGCAGGATGGAACCCCTGATTGGCTGACTTCTCCATCCAGTAAAAAGCAGTGTCTGGATCGACCCTTTCATTGCCATTTTGGGGGTTATAAAAACGAGCCATATTATATTCTGCGAAAGGATCACCCAGACGAGCGGCTTTTTCTGTCCAGTAAAAAGCCTTTTCAAGATCTTCAGGGATACCCTTTCTTCCGAAATGATAGATATTTCCTAGCAAGGCTTCGGCCGCAGGATAGCCTTGTTCCGCCGATTTCTCTATCCAGTAACGCGCCTGCAAAAAATCCTGCGCTGTTCCCAAGCCTTCATGATATAAAGCCCCCAAATTATATTCTGCCTTTGGATTGCCACCAGAAACAGCTTGCTGCATTTTCATAAAACCGCGGGCTTGATCGTCCTTATTCTGACTTTTCAAATTATGTATTGCCTGCGTAAAGGCTTGAGGAGCTGTCATAACCGCAGGCGGGTTTGCCTCTGCCCAAAGCGGGGTTATCACCAGCGGCGCAGACAAAATCATCGAGAGCTTCATCATCCAAGAACCAGCGGCTTTCATACATCCCCCCGATAGAAATATTTTAATATAATTGAACAGCAGTATAATTCATCTAAAAACAGCCTAAATATTGTTATCATTATTACAAATAACACTATCTCAGACTATCCATTTATTTTATTTCATCTATCCCCAATCTATAGAAATGAAGAAATAGCTATCCTTAAAACCTCATTACATTCAAATTTTTTAAAAAAAAGAAATATTACAACAGAAAAAGCGCAATTTTAATAGATTATTTTTAGATTTATTTATAATTTAATGCTTTAAAATAAATATTAAAAGCAATTTTAAATCTAAATAAAATAAAAATGCTCTACATCGATAAAAACACTAAAATGAGGATTAAGAATAAGATCATATCTTTTTTGCCTCAAAAAACAAAAGACGCAAAAAAAGATCGGTTTTTCCCGAAAAAAAGCTATTCTGACCTTTGTCAAAAATTGCTTTCAGGAAAATTTTATGGCGCTTATTCTCGCTTCTTCTTCCAAAATCAGATCAGCCCTTTTGACTGCCGCCGGTGTGCCTTTTGCCATCCAGACTGCCGAAGTTGAGGAGACCGCGATCAAGGAAAAATGGCAGGCTGAAAAGCGGGATAATAGCCAGCTGGCGCTCACTCTCGCCGAAGCCAAGGCACAAGCCGTCGCGGATCATTATCCCGATGATCTTGTTTTAGGGTGTGACTCAACTGTCATGACGGAAGAAGGTGCCTTGTTGAGCAAGCCCGTCAGCCGACAAGATGCCGCCGATCATCTCCGGTTATTGGCTGGAAAATCACATATTCTGACCAGTGCCGTCGCCATTATTGAAAAAGGCAAAACGGTTTTTCGCCATCACGACAGCGCCACTTTGACGATGCGCGCTTTTTCCGACAGCTTTCTCTCTCATTATCTTGATCAGGAATGGCCAGAAATCGGCTATTGCGTAGGTGGCTACCGCCTGGAAGGCCTCGGTATTCAACTTTTTGAAGCTATCCAAGGCGATCATTTTACGATTATGGGGCTTCCACTGCTTCCTTTGCTTGCCTATTTGCGTAAAGCCTCAATAGTAGAGGCATGAGCAATACAGAAAATAAACGCCCCGTCCCCGCCACTGCCGGTGTGATCGGTTGGCCAATCGCCCATAGCCAGTCTCCGGCGCTGCACCGCTTTTGGTTGGAAGCCTGCGGCATCAATGGCGATTACAGTCGTTTTCCCGTGCATCCCGACCATCTCGCCCAAGCTATCAAGGCGTTACCCGCATGGGGGATGCGCGGGGTCAATGTCACGGTGCCGCATAAACAAGCTGTCATTCCGTTACTGGATGAGATTGACCCGCTGGCTGAAAAAGCAGGCGCCGTAAATATTGTCAGGGTAGCCGAAGACGGTCGCTTGCAAGGCTATAACAGCGACATTACCGGCTTCATGGAAGCACTCCAACCAGCCATAAAAGCCCAAGGGGCAGGTCTGCGGAAAGCCTTCATCGTTGGTGCGGGTGGAGCTGCTCGCGCCGTGGCTTTGGGGCTGACCGAGGCCGGTTTCACCTGCCAGATCGTCAACCGCAATTTTGAAAAAGCCCGCGCTTTGGCAAGGGATATCGGGGCATTGCGCGGCGACATCGAATTTCACAGTCTGGAAGACAATCGCGAACCCGAATTTACGCTTCAGGATGGCGAATTAGGGGTAATCGTCAATGCCACGACTTTGGGGATGTCTGGCCAGCCGCCGCTTGATCTCAGCCTTGAAAAGGTCGATCCGCGCAGTCTTGTCTATGACATCGTTTACGTTCCTTTGGAAACGCCTTTGTTAAAGGCCGCAAAAGCGCGCGGGATGCAGACAATAGACGGTCTTTCGATGTTGATCGGACAAGCTGCCGCCGCCTTTGAACTCTTTTATGATCGTAAACCCCCGCGCGACCAAGATCAGGCTTTGCGGGCGTTACTGACCAAGAAAGCATAAACAAGGGATCATATGATTATTTTAGGCCTGACCGGCTCCATTGCCATGGGGAAATCAACGGTTTCCCGTCTTTTTACGCAAATGAAGCGCCCTGTTTTTGATGCCGATAAAGTCGTGCATCAATTACAAGCCCCTAATGGACGATTACTCTCCGCAATCGGTCAGGCCTTTCCTGGGGTTATTGATGAAAAAGGCGTGAACCGCCAAAAACTCGGCGCACAGCTCCTACAAAAACCCGAAGGTTTTCGCCGCCTCGAAGCAATCATCCATCCAGCCGTTGTCGAAGAACTCCATCTGTTTTTACGAAAAAACCGCAGTCACCCTCTGGTGATTGTCGATATCCCTCTGTTATTCGAGGCCGGTTTTACCCGTTCGGTCGATTATATCGCGGTGGTTTCCGCGCCCTATTGGATACAAAAAAGACGGGCATTATCGCGCCCCAATATGACCGAATCACGCTTTCGTGGATTGCTGGCACGCCAATGGCCAGACCGCAAAAAAAGACAACAGGCCGATTTTATTATTGAGAATGGCCGCAATATTATCGCCCTTGCCGCGCAAGTCAGGCAGATCACCGGTTGCCTTGTCGGACAAGGTAGCCGATAGTGCCGTTATGCGCGAAATTGTCTTTGATACCGAAACCACCGGCCTCAGCCCCATTAACGGCGATCGTCTGGTTGAAATCGGTTGTGTCGAGCTGATCAACAAGGTTGAGACAGGTAACAGCTTTCATTGCTATTTTAATCCCGAACGGCCAATGGATGCCGTCGCGGAATCGATCCATGGTTTGTCTGATGCCTTTTTGGCAGACAAGCCGCTTTTTGCCGACAAAGCGCAAGAATTGCTTTCCTTTATCAAATTGTCGCCTTTGGTCGCCCATAATGCGGCCTTCGATTTTGGCTTTTTGAATTACGAATTGGATAAATGCGGCCTTCCGACCATTTGTATGACCCGAATGGTCGATACCTTGGCGATTGCGCGCGGCAAACATCCCGGTGCCAAACATACCCTTGACGCATTATGTACCCGCTACGGTATTGACCGCAGCCATCGTGTCAAACATGGCGCCTTGCTCGATGCCGAATTGCTGGCACAGCTTTATGTCGAACTGACAGGCGGACGGCAAATCGGTATGGCCTTGGATGACAATAACGGCCAATCCGATGGACGCTTGTCTGTCCCGAACACGGTTTCCGGTCTACCTCGTAATAAAAAGGTCAAAAGACAACCGAGACCCCACGAGGCCAGCCCACAAGAATTATTGCGTCACGGCGCGTTTATCGACAAAATTTCTAATCCTGTCTGGCGTCGGGCGTGAAACAAAATCTAGGTTTCTGACGTTAATAAAGACGGATGTGATCATTTTCTCTTTTTGAGAGATTTGGGGCTTATAAGTTACAAGATTTTTTAAGTGCATGGAGGGAGTCAAGATGGATATCCGTATTTCCGGCCATCAGATTGATACGGGCGCGGCTTTAAGAGAATATGTCAATGACCATCTTAGCCAGATCGTCAGCAAATATTTCCCCAAATGCCTAAGCGCCTCTGTCACTTTCGGTAATCGTCGCCACGCTATTATTTCCTGCGATATTATTATCCATGCCATGCGGGATATTATTCTGAAAGCAGGCGGCATAGACAAAGACGCCCATGCCGCTTTCGATCAGGCCGCCGCCAAGATTGAAAAACAATTACGGCGACATCACCGACGTTTACAGACCCGCATCCAGCAAAATACGCCTTCTATTGATGAAGCCGCTATCGCCCTTACGGAGGCAACAGCCAAGGCGGATCAGGATAACGCGCATTATACGGTCTTTGACATTGAAGAGGATGAAAAAGAACAAGGCGATCATCCTCCCGTCATTGCCGAAATGCAGGTTGATATTCCAACAGCCAGCGTTTCCGATGCTGTTTTGATGCTCGATCTTCGCAACACGACGGCTTTGCTCTTCGTGAACAGCAAATCGGGTCATCATAATATGGTTTATCGTCGGGTAGATGGTACCATCGGTTGGGTTGAGCCGCGATAGTCGTTAAATATTCAGATAGACGGAGATAATAAACGGGAGAGAGGTCGCTCCCTCTTTTCAAGAGAATTATCGACCCCTCTCCCCCGTTTCCGGAAGGAATATTGCTAGAATTTTGACTTTATTTTCTGAAAGGCCGTGTCTTTCAGAAAATGTCTGATGCTGCGATCTTTGCAATCGTGGGCATATAAAGGCGAAAAAACATGAATGAACTGGCCGATATAATCGCGCCGGACAGGATTGAGGTGAATTTCAATCCTTCTAACAAAAAAACACTCTTCCAGCAGGTTGCCCAATGGGCTGGGCGAGAATTTCTAATTAACCCCAAGGTTATCGCCGAACGGTTACATGAAAGAGAAACGCTCGGTTCGACAGGTTTTGGTCACGGTATTGCGATACCACATGGCAAGCTCGACAGCCTGAAAAAAGTCTCCGGCTTTTTTGTCCGCCTGAAAGAACCGATCGAATTTGATGCCGTGGATAAATTGCCGGTTGATCTGTTGTTTTTCCTGTTTTCTCCAACAGAAGCCGGCATCGACCATTTACGCAGCTTGGCTTGCGTCAGTCGTCGGCTACGGGATGAAACTTTGCGGGCAAAATTGCGGGGGGCTGGCTCTCGTGATGCGCTTTATGCGTTGCTGCTCGATGACGGCGGTCATGCCTGATGACAGAACCACGTCTGGCCACGCATATCTTGGTAAAAGCCTTGTTACGGCAGATGGATACTGCCGGACAATCGATGATGGTGCTCAAAAAGGGCGAAGCCGAAGCAGGCAGCTTGATTTTGGTCATCACGGAACAAGGTCGCCCGCTCTATTTGCTTGAACGGGCATTCCTTCCCGAAGGTCGCTATGGCTGGGGACGCGCGGCCATTGCCGAGAATGCGGATGAATCTGAATTCACCCGCTATATCGACAAGCGGAAACGCTTTGACCCCGATCTATGGATTATCGAATTGGAAGGACGGCAAAGCGAAAGCCTTGCCCTTTCCCTTCTCGCCTAAAAATCAGCGGCGCAGCACAGGGCCCATCATCGGCTTTTTAACAATGGGCTGCGCCGTATCCAAAATTTTCACAATAGCCGAAGATCGACCATCCTGTCCGGCATAATCCAAAGCTGAACGTCCGGCGATATGATCTTTGATGGACGGATCAGCATGATTATCGACCAGCAATCTGACCATTTGTAAATTGCGGTTTTGCACGGCAATAATCAACGGGGTCTGACCGCTATTATCGGTAATATTGGGATCGGCACCGCCTTCCAGTAATAATTGCGCGCCATCTGCCCAACCGATCTGGGTTGCCACCATCAAAGGCGTTTGCCCCGCCTTGTTTTTAGCATCGACCCGCGCTCTTTTATAAAGGAAATAGGCTAACCACGCATTATCCCGCCCTCTGGTTGTCAGATGCAAAGCGGTGTCGCCCGTGTTATAATCCTTACTGTCGATGATGCTGGGCTGACGATCGACAAGGGTCGTAATCTGAGTAGTGTCATGATCACGAACCGCTTTTAGAAAAGTATAGTTATCACTCTCCGCCTGTGCCGCTATCGGGGTCACAGCCAATCCCAAGGCCAATATAAAGCCGGAAATTTTTCTAAAAGACATTTCTTTCTCCGCTTGGCGACATGGTTTTTCCTGTCACCCTTCTTTTTATACTTATCAATGGGCAATCAGGCTATTTTCATAATATTACAGGAAATATCACTACAAAAGGCCGGTTAACAGGTTATGGAAAAATCCTGTTTCCTTTTCCAAAAAATTTTCCAATGCATAAAGGCTTATAAATGATTGATCGTTTCTGGGAAAAAATTCCGTTGGACGCCATGAAAAGGGAGGAATGGGAAGCCCTATGCGATGGCTGCGGCAAATGCTGTCTTTTCAAACTCGAAGATGAAGATACCGGCGATGTTGTTTATACCAATGTGGCCTGCCGCCTTTTAGATCGTGCCAGCGGCCAATGCTGTAATTACAAGCATCGCAAAAAATACGTTCCCGATTGCGTTCGTCTAGAGGTCTCGTTACTCGGCAAAATCCCGTGGCTTCCCGAAAGCTGCGCCTATCGCTTGCTCTACGAAGGCCAAGCTTTACCGGAATGGCATTATCTCCTTTGTGGTGATCGCGATGCCGTGCATCGGGTAGGTGAATCCGTCCAAGGCTGGACAGTATCCGAAGATCAAGCCGGTGATCTTGAAAATCACCTTGTCGAGCCTCCGATCTAAAAATGGGTCAATCAAAGCATAAAAATCGCTATTTTTAGATGAATTTCTGGGGCATTTCGCCCCTTTTTGTTATTCAAAAATAAACGATGATAGTTGTCTATTTCGGGAAAATATTCGATATTCCTATTCAATTTTAAAATAATAATTTATATAAAACATCACTCTTAAAATTAAATTTTTATATTTTACTCTTCCTAATAATGTTGATACTTTCTCTTACAAGTCTTTTTAAATAAATTTCTCTCTCACAGTTAATGTTACACTATATTTCTAATACTATAATGTAACAAAAAAGAAGAAATATAAATTTTTTACTGAAGTAAAAATAAAACAATACGGAATTTGATATGGCTTTATGCCACGAAAAAGACAGACTTTTATTATCAGCTACGATGCCACATCTGCTACCGTCTCTGATTGGTCTTTATCTTTCGGTTTGTCCCTCCGGCCTCTGGGCGGAATCGATCGCTCTTCCGCCACAGGATGCCCAAAAACCATCGCCGTCTTTTTCCGAGCAATCCCCAAACACAGATTTACCTAAAGCAGAGAAGATAGCCGAGACATCCAAGGCAACGGACAAGCCTCTTTCGTCCGACAGCCTTCCAAAGGCCAAAATGCCGCTGCCCTCTACATCCAAAGAGAGCGGGGAGATTATCGTCACCTCCAAAAAACAGAGCGATGTGATCCAAAATACTGGCCGTTCCATCAGTCTCATTTCCGGCGACATATTGACGACCCGTAATGTGAATACTGTCTTTGATCTACAATATCAGACGGTTTCACTACAGGTCACCCCACAATTCGGAAGCGGCCAACCTGTTTTTGCGATGCGCGGGGTGGGATTCAACAATTATTCCAGCAACAATGCGTCTTCCGTTCTGGTTTACATTGACGGTGTCGCCAATCCTGTTTCTTTCGCCACAAATGGGATGATGTTTGATATTCAGCATGTCGAGATTGCACGCGGAGCGCAAGGCACTGCTTCCGGTCGCAATACAACCGGTGGTTCGATCAATTACATCCTCAATAGACCCAGCGACCATTATACGGGCGGTATTTCGGTTCAATATAGCCGTTTCAATGCGACCAAAATTGATGGTTATATTTCAGGTGGGATCAATGACCGGCTCCGCTTCCGTTTGGCCGGACAAAGCGAGCAAGGCGGCGCATGGCAGCATAATGACCAAGGGCAATCTTTAGGACGCACGAACCGCAATGCCGCCAGATTGCTGTTTGACTATGATGCCAATGACAGCCTGACCTTTGAACTGAATCTTCATGGTAGCTATGACCGCTCGGACTCCAGTGGACTACATCTTTTTACGCCTCTTACCGCTGTTTCGGGACAAAGCACTCCGGCGGATCAAAGCCGCTATATCACCCGCTGGGGAACGTCAGCCGCTTTCGCCAAGGAAATCGGGGTTAACCCGAATAGCAAACCCTTCAGCCATATTGATACCGGCGGGGTCAGCTTTAAAAGCAAGCAAGAATTCTCTTTTGCCAGTCTGACTAATCTCTTTAGCTATGACGGCATCAAAAGGCGCGAATATGACAATTTCGATGCCTCGACTTTGGGCTTGGCGGACGTCGCTTTTAATACAAAAGCGCGCGTTCTTGCGAATGAGATCCGGCTGGAATCTGATCCACAGGATCGTTTAAGCTGGGTCGGTGGCCTTTATTACAGTCATCAGTCTCTCAGCGATCGCTATCAATCCGGCTTTACCGATGCGTCAGCTTATTCTTTAGAAGGCGATGTCCGTTATAGTCAAAGGGTGGATACAGTCGCCGCTTTTGGTCAGGTCAATTACCATTTCTCTCATAAATTAAATTTTATCGGAGGCTTCCGTATCGAGCATGAATCCCGCAGCCTTTTAAATCTGGCCTCTCACTATATTTCGAATGGTGTAGTCATTAACCCTGATAATGTCACAGACCATAACCATACCGGTTTTACCCTGCCAACCGGAAAGGTTGAAATCGATTATCATCCTGTCAAAAATGATATGCTCTATGCGTCTTTTACACGCGGCATAAAATCCGGTGGATTCACAACCAATAATTCCAATAACGTCACTTTAACCGCCAAGCCGTTCAAAGCAGAATCGGTTTTAGCTTATGAAGTCGGCAATAAATTAACACTACCAAAATCGCATTTCACCTTGAATGTGGCCGGTTTCTATTATGACTATAGCAATCAACAAATTCAGTCTGCGACATTTAATAGTTTGAATGGTGGCTTGATCGGGCTGATCGTTAATGCGCCCCGATCTCATCTTTATGGCGGGGAGATAGAAGCGACATGGATGCCGATAAAATCACTCACGCTTTCACAATCGGCAGGCTGGGCAATTGGTCAATATGACCGTTTCTCTTCTTTGAAGGGCGTGCAAAAATTGCCGGATAACAGCTATGTCGGTATTTATAAAAGCCGCAAGGGTGAGGCCTTACCCTTCCCGCAATTTACGCTTAATGGTTCAGCCAGCTATCGCTGGACAATCGGTGATTTCTATCTGACCACCGGTATGAATTACAGCCGAAGAAGCCGTTATCATTCTTTCTATGGCGGCGTTTATAATGTTCCAGCCTATAGCTTATGGGGGGCTGACATCACGCTTTCACCCAAAAACAGCCGCTGGACAGTCGCCATTTTCGGCAAAAATATTTTTAACAAGCGCTATGACGTCACCCGCAATTTTTTCATTTCCGGCGATAATATTGCTCTCTCCGGTATGCCGGCAACATGGGGCGTAAGGTTAAGCGGCAAATTCTGATTTTCAGTCGATATAAGACGATATCTCTATCAAATTCTTATCGGGATTACGGCAATAAACAGAATTGATGGTCCCTCTAGCACTTTGTTTCACAACAGGCTCCAATTCTATTTCAACGTTATAATGCTTTAAAGGCTCGACCACCTGATCCGGCGATATCCCCACCAGAAAACATAAATCACAGTCACCCTACGCCGGATTATCGGCCGTAAGCTAGGCTTTCTGACTGGCTTAGATAGGGCGGAGGTTGATTTTCTATTTTCCAAATAAAAGGATATTTCTCGGCGCATCCCCCTTGCTTTGATGAAACCAGCTAATGCTTCATGCCTAAAACGGCCAGATAGCATTCCGCCATCTGTTGGGGATTACTTGTATTGATAACGATATAATCAATAGAAGAGACAGATAGCCTTTTAATCTCTCAATTTCTCTTCCAAAAGACACGCTTTGGAATAATCATCCCCCGACAACCCCATAATCTCTCTAATGAAAAAAGATAGATTCTAAAAAATGGGCAATAGTCGCAACAGAAACTAAGCATCGCCATCCTATTAAAGGACTTCATTATAGAATAGGCTTCAACCGAAGCAATCATTTCAAAAAATATATGTATATCATTTAAAAATAGTATAATAATTTATAAAAATTAAATATTAAATTATCTTATAAAAGAAAAAGAAGATGAAGCGCTCCCTTTCCTATGCCTCTTTTTTGAGAAGATCGCTCGCGATACTGCCTTTTCTTCTGCCCTGCTCTTCAAAAACGCATGCTCTAACCACTATGCAAAGATACCAGATAGAGGATATTAAACGCATAGCATCACGGGGAGATCATAAGGTAGAATATATCTTGGGGACTTTCTATTCTAAAGGCGATGTTGAAGGTATTCCGAAAGATTTTCATTTAGCTCTACATTGGTATCAAGAGGCCGCTAAAGACGGAGATAAAGAAGCGGCCCAAATGATCGGCCTCCTTTATTATAATGGCGATGGTGTTCCAATAGATATCGCGAAAGCAGCCTACTGGTTTGAAAAAGCGGCGAATGCTGGCAATTGGGACGCGGCCAGACGTTTGGCAACGCTCTATATCAATGGAGAAGGTGTTCCTAAAAATGTCGAAAAAGGCATTTCGTGGTATAAGAAAGCGATCCTATCAGGGGATATTGATTCTGCCCGTCGCCTAGGCATGCTTTATTGGATGGGCGATGATGTGCCGCGCGATCAAGAAAAGGCACTCCATTGGCTCGAAAATTCAGCCAATAACGGGGATTGGGATGCCTCACAAATGCTTTCCCGATTTTATATTTTGGGAGAAAATATACCCTTTGACAAAGAAAAAGGACTCTATTGGCTCGAAAAATCAGCAAAACAGGGAGGTGTCATTTCGCAAGAAATATTAGCAAATCTCTATTATTCGGGTCAGATGCTTCCTCTTGATAAAAAAAAGGCAGCCTACTGGTATGAGCAAGCGGCCAAAGAGCATGACGGCTCAGCAGCAAAAATGCTGGGGGCTATTTATTACAATGGTGAAGATGTCAAACAAAATAAGGAATTAGGCCGCTATTGGATAGAACAGGCCGCAAAATGGGGAGATCCCGAAGCCCAAAGAATTACCAGCATGTTTTATCAGGAATCGGATACGTTAGAGGATAAGGAAAAAGCCGAATTTTGGCTTAAAACGGCAGCTCTGGCAGGCGATAAAGAAGCTCAAAAACAAGTAAGCATTCTCTACACGAATAAAGACCCAAAAATTTCAGAAATACATCCACAGATTATAAAACTTCTCCGCGAAAAAGCTGAAAAAGGCGATAAAGAAGCCCAATATGATTTCGCTTTGAAATATTATGAAGGCAAAGAAATCTCTCAAAATTTCAAACAAGCGGCCTATTGGTTTCAAAAAGCAGCGGATCAAGGCGATCCTAGTGCTACTCTCAATTTAGGCGCGCTTTATTATGATGGAAAGCTGGGAAAAACAGATTTTTCGAAAGCGGCGACTCTTTTTCAAAAAACGGCTGACCAAAACTATCCCAAAGCCCAGCTCTTTCTAGGGATTCTCTATGAAAGAGGTGAAGGCGTCCCTCAAGACACCCAAAAAGCCCTTTCTTTATACAAACAGGCCGCTAACCTAGGGGAAGCTGAAGCACAATTCATTCTCGGTTATCACTATGGCACAGGAAAAATTGTGCCACTCAATTTAAAAAAGGCAGCCTCTTGGTATAACAAAGCCGCTCATGCAGGTAGCTTACGCGGCCAAATCAATTTAGGCATTGCCTATATGCTCGGAGCAGGGGTTCCTAAAAATATTCTGGTAGCTATTTACTGGTTACAACAGGCAGCAAAATCAGACGACATCAAAGCCGAAATCAATCTTGGCAAGATTTACGCCGACCCGAAAAATCAAGAAATTTTTGCACTGGATACAGCGAAAGACTGGTTCAAAAAAGCCGCCGATCAAGGTTCGGAAGACGCTAAAAACTATCTTGCCAGCCTTACCCCTGTAGAAGCTCCAAATGGGACACTCTCAAAAACGGAAATTCTGCCACAGATCACCGAAGAGAGTCAGGCAAAGCCAGAATCCTAACAATACAGGAAACGGCTTTTTCAAAAAGCCTATTCAGGATTAAAGAAATCCAAATCAACTCGTTTGATTTCTATTCTGCGACTGGTTCTGACACCAACATTATGTTCGATCATTAAATTTGCGAGTTTTTCACCATTGATTAGAATAACCCGCTGCGGCAAATGCTCGACATATTCCAAAGCGGGGGCGCTAAAAGAAGAGGTCGTCACAAAAACCCCTTTTGTAGCACGATGCCCAACCAGACTACCGACAAAAGCCTGTATTTCCGGCCGTCCGACACTGACATGGGCAGCATAACGTTTGGCCTGAACATAGATGCAATCAATGCCCAAACGATCTTCATTGATAACACCATCGACACCACCATCACCCGTTCCCCCAATCCGACGAGCCGCATCCTCATGATTGCCGCCATAGCCCATAGCCACCATCAGATCGACGATCAGCTGTTCAAAAAAACTGGGATTTTTCTCGGAAATCTGGTTCAAAATATCAGTGCGTAATTCATTTTGAAGCTCTTCATGGGCGGCATCAATTCGCTCTTCTGGTGTTCCGGTCACTGTTTCTTGGGCGACAATCTGAACGACATCTTCGCGCGTGTCGGATTTAGAATTGCGGTTACAATATTCGATAAAAGACGGATATTGCTTTAAAGTCGCTACTGTAATTTCAGGAGGATTGCGTCGTAAAAGCCTTTTTCCAGCCTCACTGGCGATGAATTGCCCTCTTGTCGGACTAATCAGTAAACCAGCTTGTGTCAGATAAGTTTTTGCCCATCTAATGCGATTATAAAATAATCTTTCCCGACCACTAGGCAGCATCACTTCGCGATCCTCTGCCGAAAGCCCTAATCCATCGGCAATCGCCGTTTCGGTTTCCGCCATGCGTTTTTTTCCTGTTGCGGCAAAACGCAAAACAGGCAGCATCAATTCGGAAAAACTGGGAACCGCCATTATCGAGCCTTTTACTTAAAATAATCTATCGAAAGAAAAACTTATACTCGCCTATCCGGCGACAGAATAACAGACAGGAAAGCCCTCTTCATTTTTCAAAAAGGCGCGCCCAAAGCTAACCTCCAAGCACGCCTTATAGATTAGAAACAGGAAGGCCGAATAAACCGCCCTCCCGTTAGCTGTTTTTAATGCCGGAAATGGCGGGTTCCGGTAAAGATCATCGCAATACCAGCCTTATTGGCGGCATCAATGACTTCCTGATCACGGATAGACCCACCGGGCTGAATAACCGTGGTCGCTCCGGCCTCAGTCGCGGTTACCAACCCATCAGCAAATGGGAAGAAAGCATCTGAAGCCACAGCAGAACCGCGGGTGCGGCTTTCCGGCCAGCCGGCTCTCTTGGCGGCATCTTCGGCTTTCCATGCAGCGATACGCGCCGATTCCAAACGGTTCATCTGCCCCGCACCGATACCAACCGTTGCGTTGTCACGGGCATAAACAATGGCATTGGATTTGACATGCTTGGCTACCGTCCAAGCAAATAAAGCATCTT
Encoded here:
- a CDS encoding tetratricopeptide repeat protein — translated: MKAAGSWMMKLSMILSAPLVITPLWAEANPPAVMTAPQAFTQAIHNLKSQNKDDQARGFMKMQQAVSGGNPKAEYNLGALYHEGLGTAQDFLQARYWIEKSAEQGYPAAEALLGNIYHFGRKGIPEDLEKAFYWTEKAARLGDPFAEYNMARFYNPQNGNERVDPDTAFYWMEKSANQGFHPAESALGRFYRDGQGTGKDPQKAAFWYNRAAEGGNIQGQIDLAMAYYHGDATEKDSKKAFYWCEKAANQGSEEAEEQLAEMYHQGEGTQKDDDKAAEYYQKAWAKHHFDNPATVMGDLYFEGQKIDRNYPKALAWYQKAAAQNDSRAENAIGNIYYSGLAVPQDFKQALVWYRKATADFYHTQAYDAEMKLGDMYSKGQVVPQDFKQAFSWYERSARHHYKPAEIKLSTLYEKGIGVEKNKEQAVYWHRKAFDKAFAEIDDRLDDHAQGMAMLYQAAEDAKKDAASPKAKEDAVSN
- a CDS encoding Maf family protein is translated as MALILASSSKIRSALLTAAGVPFAIQTAEVEETAIKEKWQAEKRDNSQLALTLAEAKAQAVADHYPDDLVLGCDSTVMTEEGALLSKPVSRQDAADHLRLLAGKSHILTSAVAIIEKGKTVFRHHDSATLTMRAFSDSFLSHYLDQEWPEIGYCVGGYRLEGLGIQLFEAIQGDHFTIMGLPLLPLLAYLRKASIVEA
- the aroE gene encoding shikimate dehydrogenase, with amino-acid sequence MSNTENKRPVPATAGVIGWPIAHSQSPALHRFWLEACGINGDYSRFPVHPDHLAQAIKALPAWGMRGVNVTVPHKQAVIPLLDEIDPLAEKAGAVNIVRVAEDGRLQGYNSDITGFMEALQPAIKAQGAGLRKAFIVGAGGAARAVALGLTEAGFTCQIVNRNFEKARALARDIGALRGDIEFHSLEDNREPEFTLQDGELGVIVNATTLGMSGQPPLDLSLEKVDPRSLVYDIVYVPLETPLLKAAKARGMQTIDGLSMLIGQAAAAFELFYDRKPPRDQDQALRALLTKKA
- the coaE gene encoding dephospho-CoA kinase (Dephospho-CoA kinase (CoaE) performs the final step in coenzyme A biosynthesis.), with translation MIILGLTGSIAMGKSTVSRLFTQMKRPVFDADKVVHQLQAPNGRLLSAIGQAFPGVIDEKGVNRQKLGAQLLQKPEGFRRLEAIIHPAVVEELHLFLRKNRSHPLVIVDIPLLFEAGFTRSVDYIAVVSAPYWIQKRRALSRPNMTESRFRGLLARQWPDRKKRQQADFIIENGRNIIALAAQVRQITGCLVGQGSR
- the dnaQ gene encoding DNA polymerase III subunit epsilon: MREIVFDTETTGLSPINGDRLVEIGCVELINKVETGNSFHCYFNPERPMDAVAESIHGLSDAFLADKPLFADKAQELLSFIKLSPLVAHNAAFDFGFLNYELDKCGLPTICMTRMVDTLAIARGKHPGAKHTLDALCTRYGIDRSHRVKHGALLDAELLAQLYVELTGGRQIGMALDDNNGQSDGRLSVPNTVSGLPRNKKVKRQPRPHEASPQELLRHGAFIDKISNPVWRRA
- the hpf gene encoding ribosome hibernation-promoting factor, HPF/YfiA family, whose protein sequence is MDIRISGHQIDTGAALREYVNDHLSQIVSKYFPKCLSASVTFGNRRHAIISCDIIIHAMRDIILKAGGIDKDAHAAFDQAAAKIEKQLRRHHRRLQTRIQQNTPSIDEAAIALTEATAKADQDNAHYTVFDIEEDEKEQGDHPPVIAEMQVDIPTASVSDAVLMLDLRNTTALLFVNSKSGHHNMVYRRVDGTIGWVEPR
- a CDS encoding PTS sugar transporter subunit IIA, which codes for MNELADIIAPDRIEVNFNPSNKKTLFQQVAQWAGREFLINPKVIAERLHERETLGSTGFGHGIAIPHGKLDSLKKVSGFFVRLKEPIEFDAVDKLPVDLLFFLFSPTEAGIDHLRSLACVSRRLRDETLRAKLRGAGSRDALYALLLDDGGHA